A window of Paraburkholderia sp. ZP32-5 genomic DNA:
GGCAACGTGCGCGCGTCAGTCATCAAGCGCCCCGGCTGGCCCTTGCACGACATCACGACCTGACCATCCGGGTCCGGCTCGCTGACCGTTAGACGCTCACGCGGCCACACCGCCAGCTCGGCTGTCTCGTCGCCTATCGGCAGAATCGACAGGAACGCGTCGCTCCAGCGCAGCGTGGCCTCATGAGCGACGGCATTACGGCCGTCGTAGTAACGCGTGCCGCGCGGCGCCGAAGACGCCGCGCCGTCCTCAGAATGCGCCACCATGATCGAGCAGGTTCAGCATGCCCTCTCCGGTTACCGGCGGCGCCTGATCGCTTTGGCCCAACGTTTGCGGATCGAGATGGCCGGACACCTGCAGCGTGTCGGCTGCAAATCGCATCAGCCGATGCAGCACGATCGGCGTGCCGAAACCCAGTGTGAACACGAGGATCGCGAGGTTGCCCAACTGCAAGCGCAGCAGGCGCCCCGCGGTAACGTTGCTGCCAAAGCGCAATTGCGAACCAAGCGTGCTGTTGCCCATGACGTGGCGCGCGAACGCCGCCGCATAGAAGCAGCGGATCAGCGTCACGCCAATGATGAACAGCGCGTAGAACAGCAGCAGCGGACCCAGCGTGGCCAGCGACTGCCCGGCGCCTGGCCTCGGCATATGGCCGGTATGCATCGCCGCGAAGGTGCCCTTCAGCAACACCATGAACAGCACGACGAGCAGCACGGCCGCGCCGATGAACGTCGCGACGAACAGCCCATATACAGCTCTCGCGCGACCTTCGAAATGAAACGGCAGAGTGCCGAAGCTGCCGGCGTTGATACGGCGCTCCGCGAGGCGCATCGATGTCCACGGCGTCATCTGCCCGAGTGTGACGACGCAGAGCAGCCCGTAAAGCAACACGCGTACGCCGTAGCCGAGCGCCGAACCGGTCATGCCGCCGCGAATGCCGCACCACTGCGTGCGGCTCAGGCGATAGCGCTGCGCGCTGAAAATCGCGCCGCCGGCCAGCACGGCGATCAGCAGGTAAAGCGCGATGACCGGCAGCGACTCGAGCGCCGCGCTTTTCGTCACCACGCGCACGATCGCGCTGAGCACCACCGCTGCAACAACGGAGCCGAACATGATGCCCATCGCGAGCAGAAATCCCTTGAACAGCTCGCCGCCCGTGCCCGTGTATTCGAACCGTTCGTCCTGAAACCGCATATGCGACCAGATATAGCGGCGGTTATTCGTCGTCGCCCAAAAACGGTAAATACCGAGTGTCAGGATTTGCAGCAGCAGATTTTTGAAAAAGATCCCGTAGAGTTCGCCGAGCGTGCCGTCGTAGGTCAGCAGTGGCCGCTTCTGATCGAGTGAATTCATTGTTCCCCCTTCTCAGCATTTAAAGTTCTTGTGGACCGGTCTGCCACGCGAAAATCAGACGCTCGGAAGCAGACCGGCAAACACCATAGTTACACGTTTTCCCGTCTCCATAAACGAGATTTCAACGTATAAATTGCAGCCTTTATTACGCGATTAACCGACGACAAAAATCACGCGATTCGCATAATCTCGAAATAACCACACGCATTATCCACTCGGCATTTCAAGGCATCACGAACGTCTTCACGAGTGTCAACTCACCCGGCTTGCGCATCGGCACGCGGATCGTTTCGCTCTTTTCGTCCGGGGTGTTTTCGTTGGTAATGATCGTGACCTGCGCGACCGTCATGTCGCTACCGCTGTTGCCGCTGCCGTAGTAGTTGACGAACACCAGGTAGGTGCCCTTCAACGGCGCCGCCGATGAGTAGATCTCCGGCCCGTAGCCAGTCGTCACATCGACGTCGAGCGCGCCGCCGTTCGGTGTCACGCGATCGCCGTACCACGCATGCGCGCCGTCAGGCGACACGACGTGCAGGTCGAGATCGGTACCATCGGTGTCCCACGCGAGCAATACGCGCAGCTTCGGTTGCGTCTTGCCGCTATACGCATCGTAAAACTGCACGCGCTTGCGGCTGCCATCCGGCGCGCGCAATTCGACACTGTTGCTGCCGGACGGAAACGCATAGGGCCGCGAGAACCGGCCGTCTTCCTCGACGCGCTGCGGCAGCGGCGTGCCGTTCACAACCAGCGTGCCCACCGTCGTGCCTTTCTTCTTCGGCGTATTGCGGATCTCCCCTTCGATCAGCGCGAACTTCGATTGTCCCTCGGGCGTCGCAACCGCCACCGCCGGGTAATGGACGTCCTGCGTATAGCGTTCGCTGTCGCCGCTCGTGTTGCGCCAACCGTTGAGCGGCGCGGTGAAGTCGATATCGCCGGCCCAGGCCGCCGGCGCCGCCTGCATAAAAACGGCGAACCCCCAGCCTGCCGCCTTCAGCCAACCTGTCGTGCTGTTTTTCATCGTTACCGCTCCCGTCCCGCGGTCAAAGCCGCTCACTTTTCACCAGCATCAGGTCGCCAATTTTGCGCAGCGGCACCATTCTCGTCTCACGCCGTTCGTTCGGCGTGTTTTCGTTGAACACGAGCGTTAGCGTTGCCGTGATCACGTCGCGATCGTGCGCGGCGGCATCGAAGTTATAGCCGGTCGAATCGAAATTGCCCCAGTAATTCAGAAAGAACAGCCACGTGCCATGCTGCGGCGCCGCCGACGAAAAAATCCCCGGCCCCGCGCCATCCACCGAATCGACGTCGAAGCCGCTGCCGTCGGCGAGCGTCGGGTTGCCGAAAAACGCATGTAGTCCGTCGGGCGTGATCACATGCAAATCCACCTGCGCATGCGGATCGTCCCACGTGACGATCGCGCGCAGCTTCGCCTGCGGCTTGCTGCGGTCGGCCTCGTAGAACTGCATGCGCTGATGCTGCCGGCCATCGGCGGAAATCAGCTCGATGCTGTTCGAGCCCGCGCCGAAGGCCCACGGACGCGCGAACGCGCCTTCGTCGTCCGTGTAAAGCGGCGTGGCGTTGCCGTTCATCACGAGCGTCGGCGGCTTGCGCGCATGCTTGTCGATCTGCCGCAGACGCCCTTCGATCAGCGTACGGTAGCGCTGCGCGCCGCGATCGATGGGCGGACGCGGATAGGCCGCGACGAAGTGCTCGCCTTCGTTCGTGAGGCCGCTATGGCGCCAGCCGCCGAAAGCGGCGGTCAGATCGGCGACGGGGGTGTTCGCGCTGGTCACGTTAGCGGTACTGGCAGCGGGAGCGGCATCGGCGGCCTGCGCGAACGGCGTCGCGACGATGCCTGCGGTTAACGCGGCAGCGACCCACGTCGTCGCCACACGCCGCCACTGCCGCCAGCCCACGCAGACAGACATCGCAACGGCGCGCAAACGTAGCGGCGTCAACAGCAGCAGCACGGATAACGGCAAAAACGAAGTCAGACCCATCACGTCGCTCACTGAATCGCTCATTGAATCGAATTGTCGGTACGGATCAGCGTGCGCGCGGTACGTTCGACGAACCCCTCGTCGAGCCCACGCGGATGATGCTGGAACGCGAGGTGAACATACTCGTGCGCGAGCGCGATGCGGTCCTCCTCGGTCACCAGCCGATACACGTACACACGATTACGCTGCGCATCGGCATACGGCCGCCCCTCGCGCACCTCGCACACCGCAGGCAGATCGGGCGTCTCGTAGCCGGCCGCGCCTTCCATGCGGCGCGCCCACAACGGCGCATTGCGCTGCAGCCAGGCCTGCGCGCCGGCCACCGCGATGCAATCGCCGGCCAGCGGACTCTCGAACGACGTCAGCGTCGCTTGCGGCCACGTGCGCGCGAGAATCGCATCGAACGTGCGGCCGCTTTGCGCCGATGCCTTCGCGGCGAGCCAGCTCATCTGTCCCGGCGCGGCCTTGTCGTGGTGATACTGGACCGGCACGCCGGTCAGCACCAGCGAGTCGGTCAGATCGGCCGCGTGGCGCGCGGCGGCATCCGGTGTGCGCGGCAATACGCGCTGGGTGCTGCTGCTGTCGTCGATACGGAAACAGCCGTGATCGTGGCGGCCGTGCTGCACGACATAGGTCCGCGCGGCGACCGCGAGCGCCTTCGCCGCTTCCGGCTCGCTCGTATCGCCTTCGCGCTCGACCACGCGCGCGACGTAGTCGTTCATACCGAAGCGGCCGACGATTTGCGGCGCGCCGGTGTCATTGCGATCGAGCCGAAGCTCGCCGCGGCTCGTCACGCGCGCCCAGTTGCCGTTGACGAAGCCGACCCGAAACTCGCCACGCAACGGGCCTTCCGCCACCGGACCGCGGCTGGCTGGCGCGTCACCGAGCACTTCACGAACCGGATAACGGCTGAAGAAATCGACGAGTACGCATGCGCTGTCGTCCGGCACCGCGATCGACGTCAGCAGCGGCGCGATACGCGGCGCCGCCGCGGCAAGCACACGCGCGCTACCACCCGGGCCGCCGAGCCACACCGGCGTGCCGTCGGCGAGCCAGCCCGCCGCGCCGCCGATCGACGCACCCGGCCGCGCCGGGTCCGGCATCGTCCACGTCTTCGCGCGCAGCACGCTGCCGTATAGCGACACCGTGCCTTCGCCGCGTCCGCTCGTCAGCACCGACACCAGCGTGCTCGCCGCCGCTTCGCGCGGCCGCGCGGGCATCGCTTGCAGCGCGGCCAGCAGATCGGCGACCGGCACGCGCCGCTCAGGCGTCATCGCGTGAAGATCGCGCAGCCACGCGGGCGCGTGCGCGGCGGTCCAATAGCGGCGCCAGTCGGCGGCATCGAGTTGCAGGCGCGCAGGCTCGAAATAGAGTCCGCACGATTGCACGAGCGCATGCTCGCGGTCGACGTGGCCGCCCGTCATGCAGCAATACACTTCGTCGGGATCGCCACCGTTGCAGACGTAGTCCTGTGTCGCGATGTTGCGATCCACCAGGTAGCCGTAGACGAACAGCTTCCATACGCTGCCGAGCGGTGTGTCGAGTGTGGCCGGCAACGGCTGCGCGGCCTGCGGCGACAGCGCAAGCGCTGCGCCGCTCGCGTCGGTTTGCCAGAGCTGGGGGGTGTTGTCGCGCAGCCAGGCGAAGCGGAGTGGGGGGGTGGGCGACGCCGGCGGACGCGCGGCTGACTGAGGTGCGGATGCCTGCGACGAAACCGCGGCCGAAGCCGAAGCAGGCGCCAAAGCCAAAACCAAAGCCGACGCAACAACCGCAGCGGGAGCCAATGCCAATACCGAAGCCGACGGCAACACCGCACCCGTCGCCCGTGCCAACACCGAGACAAACGCCGACACTGGCGCCCACGCTAAAACACGAGACCACGCCTGCCACACGAGACCCATGGCCCGGCGTTGCATCCCGCCCAACCCACTCTCCCTACCCGCAAGCACGCCCACCGCGCCTTCAACCCGTGCGGCAACAGCCACCCGATCACGCCCCCATCCACGCGCCCGAAACATCGCGACCCTCGCCTACTGAATCCGCCACGCCGTCATGTGATCGCTCTTGCCGCCCTCGAACGCTTTCGCGTCCGGCTGATACATGCGGAAGTAGCGCGCGGGCGGCAGCGTGAACGTACCGGGCAACGAGAACCGCACCAGTTGCCGCAACGTAACCGGCCGATCGAGCAGCGGCACCGGCTGGTGATACGCAAGCTCGCCCATCTCGTACGATGCGACGCGCTGGAACGGCTGCGGACCGCTGCCATCCTTCGCGCCCGGCAGCCCATCGATCGACACGCCCCAACTGGTTGCCTCGACATCGCCGCCCGGCGGCAGCGGCACATCGACGAGGCCGTAGTGGTAGGCATTGCCCGAGCGCGGCGTCAGCGTCACTTCGTCGACGTACAGCGCGTTGCTGTCGATCGCATCGCCCGCTTTCACGAGACGCGCACTGAACGTCGCGCGCCCGAGCTGGCTATCGCCCGCATTGCCCGCATTCGCCTTCTTCGGATCGGCGGCGACTTCGAGCGGTTCGAGCTTGTACAAGCGGCGCGCGATCGTGATGTTGAGCCGGCTGTCCTCGCTCGTGTGACTGCGGAACGACACGAGCGCGCTGACGTCGGCGCGCGGCGCGCCAACATCGAGCGTGGTGGGCAGCGCGGCGCCGGTCCAGCGATACAGCGGCGCGCCGGTCGGCGTGGCCGCGCGCGTCCAGCTTGCATCCTGCAAAGCAGGCAGCGATGCAGCCGCGACATCGCCGCCCAACGCCTTGCGCAGCCACAGCAGCGTCAACGCGCGATCGATCGTCGGATAGTCGGCGCTGCTTTTTGCGAGCAGCGCGGCAGGATCGACCGGCGCGCCGCCCGCATCGCCGGCGCCTGAGCCGGTCATGAACAACAGGCTTTGCACCAACGGCGCGGGATCGTTGGCCAGCGCGCTACGCGCCGCGCTCACGGCCGTATCGAAGCCCGCCGGCAACTGCGCATTCGACCCGCGCGCCATGCTTGCAACCAGCAGCGTCGCCATCTGTTTGCCGCGCGGCGAATCGGCCTGCGCGAACACGATGCTGTCCGCCGCGCCATACGCATAGCCACGCGGTGCCGTCGCCGCCGTACTCGCGCCGCCGTTGGCCTGGTCGTTGCCCTTGCCGTTCGCCTGGTTCGCGATCGCCACCGCATCGCTCTGCAAGTCTTCCGCGACACCCACGACCGGCGTCGCGACCGGCAGCCCCATCTGCTGCAACAGCCACAGCGCGAGCGCGCGATGCAACAGCGGTTCCTTCGCGCCGGCGTCGCGATAGACATCCATCGCATGCTGCCAGTTATCCGCGGGCAGACTGATACCGAGGCTGCGGCTGGCGAGCCAGTCGGCGTAATACGCGTACGCGGTAATCAGCGCGCTGCCGCCGGTCGTATCGCCCCACCAGCCGAACGTGCCGCCGACACCCGCGAGCATCGCGAGACGCTGACGCTGATTGCGCAGCAGCGCTTCGAGCCCCTGCGTCGCGCTCGCGTTGTCGGGGCGCCCGATCGTGTCGTGCGCGAGCGCCAGCGGAATCAGCCGGCTCGAGGTCTGCTCGGCGCAGCCATACGGATAGTCGATCAGATCGTCGGCGACGCGCATGAACTGGCTCGCCGCGTTGCCGATAAAGCGCACGCTGACATCGCGCGCGTCGGCCGGCAGATTGAGCGGCTTGCCCGCGCTATCGAGCGCGACGATGTTCTGATGCAGATCGAGCCAACCGTTCGCATCGAGACGAATCGTCGTCTGCAAGCGATCGACGTCCTTGCCGCCGGCACGCAGCGTCGCGTCGATCACGCCGGCCTTCAGCGCACCGCTCGGCAAACGCAGATAGTTGGCACCGCGCTTCAACGTGACCTTCTGGTTCAGCGACAGACCGCCACCGTTCACCACCCATTGCGCGTCCATATCCGCATCGGTCTGGTTGAACGCGATCATGTCGACGGCCGGCTGGTCGTCCACGCGGAAGTGACTCGGGCCGCTCCACTTCAGATACAACGCCTTGTCCGAGCGCACGTAAGCAGTACGCTGCCCAACCATGCCATCCGGCGCCGCCGCCCGCACAGTGATGCGCCAGCGCGCGAGCGAATCCGGCATTTTGAAGCTCATCGTCGCGTGACCGTTCGCGTCGGTCTTCAGATTCGCCTCCCACGCGGCCGTGTCCTGCTCGTCGCGGCGCGGACGCTCCAGCACCTTGACGCCGCGCTCGTTGTAGTTCGCGCGTTGCGGGCCGCCGGGCGCGCCCTTCAGCGGCGCGCGCGCAAGGTCGTACGTGATGAACGACAGGCTTGACGACGTGCGAACGTTATTGCGGCGCGGATGATAGAAAAAGTCGACGATGTCCGGCGCGATTTCCGGCTGCAACACATAGACCATTTCATCGACCACGCTGACGGTCAGATTGGCCGCCTCGGGCTTGCCGTTCAGCGTGCTGTCGAAATTCAGCGTGACGGTGTCGCCGGGACCGTACACCGGCTTGTCGCTCTTCACGTTCAATTCGACGCGCGGTTGCGCGACCACGATGCCCGCGTTCTGGAACACGTATTCGCCGCCATGCACGTACAGCACCGAGAACATCATGTTCGGCGCGAAGTCTTCGCCGACCTTGATACGCGCTCTCCATTGCGACGGCGCGACGCGTTGCAGTTGCAACCAGTCGCCGCCCGCGCTCAACAGCGCGCGACGCTCGACGTTGTCGCGCTCCAGCGTCAGCAACGCATCGTCGACGGGCATCGGGAACGTGATCAGCGCCTCGGCGGTATCGCCGATCTTGTAGCGATCGCGATCGAACACGATTTCAACGCTGCCCGGAATCGCCTTCAGCCCATCGCCCGCGACCCAATGGCTGGTCGCCGCGAGCAGATTGCCCTGGTCGTCCTTGACCGACAGCATGTACGAACCCGGCTCGTCGAACTGCACCGGGAACGACAGCTTGCCGCCCGCGCTTGCGCTCTTCAGCGCGCCTTCGCCGTGGGTCTGCGATTCGAGCCGCGTCCACTGCCATTTCGCCGGCGGATGCGACGTTGCATCGACCGTGCCGAGCGGCTGCAGATCGAAGCTGACCGCTTCCTTCGGCTGCGTAAACGACTTCGCGGTGCTCAACCGATACGGCGTCGCGCCACGCGCGATCAGCACCTCGCGCGTCACACGCACCTTGTACGCGGCGCCGTCCTGCGCGAACAGCGTCAGCGCATAGCGGCTCGGCTCCTGCGCGGCCGGCAAGGTCAGGCTCGCGTTGCCG
This region includes:
- a CDS encoding YfaP family protein yields the protein MKNSTTGWLKAAGWGFAVFMQAAPAAWAGDIDFTAPLNGWRNTSGDSERYTQDVHYPAVAVATPEGQSKFALIEGEIRNTPKKKGTTVGTLVVNGTPLPQRVEEDGRFSRPYAFPSGSNSVELRAPDGSRKRVQFYDAYSGKTQPKLRVLLAWDTDGTDLDLHVVSPDGAHAWYGDRVTPNGGALDVDVTTGYGPEIYSSAAPLKGTYLVFVNYYGSGNSGSDMTVAQVTIITNENTPDEKSETIRVPMRKPGELTLVKTFVMP
- a CDS encoding YfaP family protein gives rise to the protein MSDSVSDVMGLTSFLPLSVLLLLTPLRLRAVAMSVCVGWRQWRRVATTWVAAALTAGIVATPFAQAADAAPAASTANVTSANTPVADLTAAFGGWRHSGLTNEGEHFVAAYPRPPIDRGAQRYRTLIEGRLRQIDKHARKPPTLVMNGNATPLYTDDEGAFARPWAFGAGSNSIELISADGRQHQRMQFYEADRSKPQAKLRAIVTWDDPHAQVDLHVITPDGLHAFFGNPTLADGSGFDVDSVDGAGPGIFSSAAPQHGTWLFFLNYWGNFDSTGYNFDAAAHDRDVITATLTLVFNENTPNERRETRMVPLRKIGDLMLVKSERL
- a CDS encoding DUF2300 domain-containing protein; translation: MAPASASAAVSSQASAPQSAARPPASPTPPLRFAWLRDNTPQLWQTDASGAALALSPQAAQPLPATLDTPLGSVWKLFVYGYLVDRNIATQDYVCNGGDPDEVYCCMTGGHVDREHALVQSCGLYFEPARLQLDAADWRRYWTAAHAPAWLRDLHAMTPERRVPVADLLAALQAMPARPREAAASTLVSVLTSGRGEGTVSLYGSVLRAKTWTMPDPARPGASIGGAAGWLADGTPVWLGGPGGSARVLAAAAPRIAPLLTSIAVPDDSACVLVDFFSRYPVREVLGDAPASRGPVAEGPLRGEFRVGFVNGNWARVTSRGELRLDRNDTGAPQIVGRFGMNDYVARVVEREGDTSEPEAAKALAVAARTYVVQHGRHDHGCFRIDDSSSTQRVLPRTPDAAARHAADLTDSLVLTGVPVQYHHDKAAPGQMSWLAAKASAQSGRTFDAILARTWPQATLTSFESPLAGDCIAVAGAQAWLQRNAPLWARRMEGAAGYETPDLPAVCEVREGRPYADAQRNRVYVYRLVTEEDRIALAHEYVHLAFQHHPRGLDEGFVERTARTLIRTDNSIQ
- a CDS encoding YjgN family protein, producing the protein MNSLDQKRPLLTYDGTLGELYGIFFKNLLLQILTLGIYRFWATTNNRRYIWSHMRFQDERFEYTGTGGELFKGFLLAMGIMFGSVVAAVVLSAIVRVVTKSAALESLPVIALYLLIAVLAGGAIFSAQRYRLSRTQWCGIRGGMTGSALGYGVRVLLYGLLCVVTLGQMTPWTSMRLAERRINAGSFGTLPFHFEGRARAVYGLFVATFIGAAVLLVVLFMVLLKGTFAAMHTGHMPRPGAGQSLATLGPLLLFYALFIIGVTLIRCFYAAAFARHVMGNSTLGSQLRFGSNVTAGRLLRLQLGNLAILVFTLGFGTPIVLHRLMRFAADTLQVSGHLDPQTLGQSDQAPPVTGEGMLNLLDHGGAF
- a CDS encoding alpha-2-macroglobulin family protein, with the protein product MLAALFAALMLAVAFTSPARADDAPASDNPADSNIAANPTLQSAPPSNYSAQKVDGQPFFLLSDASFGSDQLAQVRLEAPGRDFKDALQPYGGADIVVYRVAKPLDFLKAQKNLHRLDIAPNYQGEGLANTLAYLWDRWFTEARRAWQRVLSFATRSKATEAAPQFKLGEQTGKQTQFEPRSSFAPLKGYDVVARFRYPIWDAKVIEPPKGVNLAGSSSNFIEASSGNVMIPLGKLPPGLYIVEAVIGNYRAHTLLFVSDTVAVVKAASGGMLVWTARRDNGKPVTNTDVSWTDGVGVLQSGTTGGDGALLLQHVSPERSYVLGVDPQGGVFVSENFYYDSEIYNTKIYAVTDRPMYRPGETVHVKFIGRTFQNATQSSAPAAADIKLDVLDPNGAPVANSTVHFASDTGADTAFTLPADATAGGYTLRFDYLGDAYGSAFRVAEYVKPHFDVNLAMDKADYATGEPLKGKIQLRYPDGKPVRDSKISVTLRAQKVTIVDGELRYAGLFPVKLEQQELKTDSNGNASLTLPAAQEPSRYALTLFAQDGAAYKVRVTREVLIARGATPYRLSTAKSFTQPKEAVSFDLQPLGTVDATSHPPAKWQWTRLESQTHGEGALKSASAGGKLSFPVQFDEPGSYMLSVKDDQGNLLAATSHWVAGDGLKAIPGSVEIVFDRDRYKIGDTAEALITFPMPVDDALLTLERDNVERRALLSAGGDWLQLQRVAPSQWRARIKVGEDFAPNMMFSVLYVHGGEYVFQNAGIVVAQPRVELNVKSDKPVYGPGDTVTLNFDSTLNGKPEAANLTVSVVDEMVYVLQPEIAPDIVDFFYHPRRNNVRTSSSLSFITYDLARAPLKGAPGGPQRANYNERGVKVLERPRRDEQDTAAWEANLKTDANGHATMSFKMPDSLARWRITVRAAAPDGMVGQRTAYVRSDKALYLKWSGPSHFRVDDQPAVDMIAFNQTDADMDAQWVVNGGGLSLNQKVTLKRGANYLRLPSGALKAGVIDATLRAGGKDVDRLQTTIRLDANGWLDLHQNIVALDSAGKPLNLPADARDVSVRFIGNAASQFMRVADDLIDYPYGCAEQTSSRLIPLALAHDTIGRPDNASATQGLEALLRNQRQRLAMLAGVGGTFGWWGDTTGGSALITAYAYYADWLASRSLGISLPADNWQHAMDVYRDAGAKEPLLHRALALWLLQQMGLPVATPVVGVAEDLQSDAVAIANQANGKGNDQANGGASTAATAPRGYAYGAADSIVFAQADSPRGKQMATLLVASMARGSNAQLPAGFDTAVSAARSALANDPAPLVQSLLFMTGSGAGDAGGAPVDPAALLAKSSADYPTIDRALTLLWLRKALGGDVAAASLPALQDASWTRAATPTGAPLYRWTGAALPTTLDVGAPRADVSALVSFRSHTSEDSRLNITIARRLYKLEPLEVAADPKKANAGNAGDSQLGRATFSARLVKAGDAIDSNALYVDEVTLTPRSGNAYHYGLVDVPLPPGGDVEATSWGVSIDGLPGAKDGSGPQPFQRVASYEMGELAYHQPVPLLDRPVTLRQLVRFSLPGTFTLPPARYFRMYQPDAKAFEGGKSDHMTAWRIQ